The DNA segment AGTGGGTAAGAGAGCAAATTGGAATTTAGCTATTCTTAACCTGGAACTAATAACCGTTTTATTAATTTTACCGATGAAGTTTTACCTGTAATTCATCTTTGATGCGATTGAGAATAGAATTTTCATCAAGGGTTGCCAAAATTCGGTTAATTACGGCTTTCGGCCCATCTGGCCCCCATGTTGCCCCATTGGCTAAATAGACTTTAGTCACTTGCCCAATACCATAGGAAGACACGCCAGCTACACCAGCCTGGGTAATAGCAACTGAGATATAAGGCCCCAAGGAAATACCAGCTGTAGCAGTTGCAGAGATACCAAGTAAAGTTTTTAAACCACTTAAACCCAAATTTGCCAGGAGTTCACTAACACCGATACCACCCATACTCAAGGCAATTTTTTGCAGCAATTGCACAGCACCTGCTTCAGTCATGGGAATACCATAGAGTTTAGATAAGCCCAAGATAAGAGAAATATCAATTACTATACTGCTCAGTATATCTACTACAGTAACAGGATTGAGAGCGATCGCCACCGCTTTAGTCATGACGGCTTTCCAAATCAACTGATTCGCGTTCTGCTCCCGAATCATCAATTTACGCTGCACCAATTGCTCATTTACATTATCGGCAAACAGCATCGTATTTAATGCAACTAAAGCCTTGCCCTCCCGTTGTAAAATCTCCAAAATCTTCACCTGGAGTTCTGCCACTTGAGCGTTACCTGTACGCACCTGCACCCCCCTACTGCCATCAGGACGACGCACGGCAGTTTTTACCAGTGGTGATGCAGCTGCCATGACAATCTCTAGTGGTGTCAGTAACTCCCGCACCCGTTCATCCCGAATCTTCTGGTAAATTGCTGTCCTATCGGCTTCTGGATATTGGTCTACCTTGTTAAATACCAGAATTATGGGTTTACCTGCTTCTCGTAATTGAGAAAGGGCTTCATGCTCAATTTTGGTCATGTCGCCAGAAATCACAAACAAAATTAAATCTGCTTGCTTCGCTATCTGTTCCGCCAAAGCAGTGCGGGTTTCTCCATCAATTTCATCTAACCCAGGGGTATCAATTAACTCTACCTGCGATCGCCCAACCGATGGTAAAGTGACACGCAAAGCCCGTTCTGTTTCCCCAATCGCCTCTTCACTAATCCGCCAATTGACCCGTTGAGCCGCACGGGTAACACCATGCAAAGGCCCCGTTTCAAATACAGATTCCCCCACCAACGCATTGAGCAAAGAAGACTTACCTCGTCCCACCATGCCAAAAGCAGCGATTTGTACCACCATGCTGTCTAACTTCCCCAACATGGTTTCTAAATCAGCTATTTCTGACTCTAAGCCAGCCTTTTCCTGAGAACTGAGGTCAATATTGTCTACTAAGTTCCGCAGCGCCGATTGCGCTTGTTTATAGTTGAGTTCTGCTTGAATATCTTCAAAGCTAAAAATGGCACTATCAAGTTCTTCCTCCCAGTTGAGAGAACTTGTATCAGTATTGGTTGCATCGCTTGGTTGAGGATCAGGCAAGGGTAATATTGAGGTCATATTCAGTTCTATATTTTAAATTTTAATTTTTAAACTAGCTTTATTTTCCATCCTAGTAATTTTTCGCAGGATATTGGGCAAATAAGCAAGCTAGAGAACAGATGGGAGTAACAACTGACAAATGACTCATGACAAATGACTAAATGGCTAACAAAAAGTCATAAACTGAAAAGTGCATCTAGTAGCGTTAGGAACTTGACTAAATCACCTGTGCGGAAAATAGTTATTGCCGGTAACTGGAAAATGTTCAAAACCCAGGCAGAGTCTCAAGAGTTCTTAAAAGAATTTCTGCCTGCATTAGAGGAAACACCTCAAGAACGGGAAGTGCTGCTTTGCGTTCCTTTCACTGATCTGGCCATTTTGTCTCAGAGCTTACATGGTAGCCTTGTACAACTGGGAGCGCAAAATGTCCACTGGGCAGAAAATGGAGCATACACTGGTGAAATCTCTGGCCCAATGTTGACAGAAATTGGTGTCCGTTACGTCATTGTCGGTCATAGCGAACGACGACAATTTTTTGGGGAAACAGACGAGACAGTGAATTTACGTCTCCAAGCTGCCCAAAAGTATGGTTTAACACCAATTCTTTGTGTAGGCGAAACCAAACAACAGCGAGATTCTGGGGAAACTGAATCACTAATTGTCAGCCAACTCGACAAAGACCTCATAAATGTTGATCAGACAAATTTGGTGATTGCCTACGAACCCATTTGGGCAA comes from the Nostoc sp. PCC 7120 = FACHB-418 genome and includes:
- the tpiA gene encoding triose-phosphate isomerase; the protein is MRKIVIAGNWKMFKTQAESQEFLKEFLPALEETPQEREVLLCVPFTDLAILSQSLHGSLVQLGAQNVHWAENGAYTGEISGPMLTEIGVRYVIVGHSERRQFFGETDETVNLRLQAAQKYGLTPILCVGETKQQRDSGETESLIVSQLDKDLINVDQTNLVIAYEPIWAIGTGDTCETTEANRVIGLIRSQLKNSDVPIQYGGSVKPNNIDEIMAQPEIDGVLVGGASLEAASFARIVNYL
- a CDS encoding GTP-binding protein — encoded protein: MTSILPLPDPQPSDATNTDTSSLNWEEELDSAIFSFEDIQAELNYKQAQSALRNLVDNIDLSSQEKAGLESEIADLETMLGKLDSMVVQIAAFGMVGRGKSSLLNALVGESVFETGPLHGVTRAAQRVNWRISEEAIGETERALRVTLPSVGRSQVELIDTPGLDEIDGETRTALAEQIAKQADLILFVISGDMTKIEHEALSQLREAGKPIILVFNKVDQYPEADRTAIYQKIRDERVRELLTPLEIVMAAASPLVKTAVRRPDGSRGVQVRTGNAQVAELQVKILEILQREGKALVALNTMLFADNVNEQLVQRKLMIREQNANQLIWKAVMTKAVAIALNPVTVVDILSSIVIDISLILGLSKLYGIPMTEAGAVQLLQKIALSMGGIGVSELLANLGLSGLKTLLGISATATAGISLGPYISVAITQAGVAGVSSYGIGQVTKVYLANGATWGPDGPKAVINRILATLDENSILNRIKDELQVKLHR